Sequence from the Phragmites australis chromosome 11, lpPhrAust1.1, whole genome shotgun sequence genome:
TCTTTCCTTACTGCCAGCAACCGATCACGGAGCATCCATCGTACAGTTATGGATTGCTAGAATCCTCTTGATAAGTACGATACGATCTTATTTTTCTGGTACTAGATCTATATATACGTAAAAAAATCTCTatataagaaaataaaaactaagAATATCCTGGGAGACACACTAGTCCATTACGTTTAAGATTCCGAGTACGACACACCTAACTCTCTGCGTGACCATATAAATAAGGTAGGGGTACGCTTAGATAAATTCAATATCACTCAATGGAACTTATGCTTAGGAGAATAACTTAACAAGCTTGAAGGACTCTCTGAGTGCTTAGAGTTTAGGTCTaacatattacattgcaatattTTTCTCGGATTAATATAAGGCTTAAAACAATATATAggatatagggttattatcaTTCGAAAAATCTGAACATATCTGCATCGCGTATCCCGTACAATCTAACAATTGATAGTTCCGCCAAGTAATTCCTACCCATATAAATACTACATTAACATTTTACTAATCTTCGACAGACTCGTAGACCAGCACAGCGGGAGCAGCATGCTGCAGCCCGGGCTCACGTGTGGTCTCGACAGTAAGCATTCTGAAGTTCCTAGTTGATATACCAAAGAATCTAGACGGAAACGTTGAGTAGGTTAATCCTTCATTTTGGTTTCAGAacggaaaaaaaatgaagttgTATCGTTGACTTTCTAGCGAATATGAAGAAACCTCATAGCTGTTAATACATTAGTCGCTAACGCTGTTAGGTGATGCTGTAACAACTTATTTCCGTCCAGAAATTGATTTTCTTGTGTTTCCGTTGATATATTCATGGGAATGACATGGTGACAAGTGCAAGGAAGACGAAGCTGTTGAGATTCGTAGATAGGATAGGTTAATGAATCTGGATGGGAAGTAACCTCAAGTTAATATCCCCTTTTGCTTTTAGGAGAAGCAGCTAGTATCTATACGAAGTTCGAAGTTTTCTTTTGCAATTCAAGGATGACGCATGAATGTGCTACTATCACAGGTTTATAAAAAATCGCTAGAAATACTCGTGGCTAAATCATAGCCACTAGGACTTCAATCCTAATGTGTGGAGTTGTAAGTCTCACCACATAAAAGTTAGTTGTCTAGGAAGTTTATATCGACGGTTATTCCACACCATGATCGGTTATGAACCTTTTAGCATAAGGGCGTGCATTGTTGGAGTAACGACAGTCGTTTAGAAAAGATGACAACTAGAATTTTTCATGAGAGGGATGAAAAAgaaataagagagaaatacCGTTTATTAATTATCAGACGGTCTGTAGTATAAGGATATAGATATTGTCTATTATTTGTAATCTCAATTTTTCATATGCTACTCAACAACTAGATCTATATAATTTATAAGGATATAGATATTATATGTTATTTATGAtcttaatttttcatatgctATTTAACAACTAGATGTATTAACCGCGGATGCTGGCCATATCGCCCTCCCGCAGAGCCCGTAGCTAGAGCTACAGCAGGTAAAGGATAGAGCTCCTATATCACTATTCACAGTGTATAACGGTACGTTAAAAGAAAAGAgtgtaataaaaaataaaaaatataataattactagagataaaaaaaaaatataatagtatTAAAAAATACTATGATAATATTATATAGAACGAATTTTTAATTATCTGTTGACGAAGTATCTTAAATTCACCATACGCTGTTTTTACTGTATTACATTTATTGTGCGAGTAATGTAGCAGAAGATCCGAGTAGTTGGTCTCGAAATCCACGGTTCCAGAATGACTAATGCATTTAACTGTAGCTCTATACAGTGGCTACTGCAGAGTATCCGATCCGCTCAGAACACATCTGTAGTACTAGTTGCCATGTGGCGAGGACACGTACGTTCGCCGGAGAAACCTGTACTCCGGTGGTAACGGAGCCGCCGAGCCGGGGCTGCACGGCAGACGACGATCTCCGGTCACGAACAGATGTGATGGAGCGTGATGTACTTTGACAAGTCTAGCTAGCAACTACTCTGTGAGTTTTGATCACATCTATACGATGCTTATCTTGCAACAAACGCAAGTGCTTAATCAGGATTCTAACGGCGTGAAcaatactaaatatttaaaaaaaagatattgtAAAGcacctatataaaaattataattataattaaatATCTTATTAGTATTAATAAAAACAGTTGTACTTAAATAAGTACGTTACTCACTATCTAAGCACATGTGCTCATATAGTTAAGAAAAAAATCCGATTTTTCTATAAGCACTTTACTGTATATGCTCTAGGCCAAATGCAAACTCGAGTGCAATCACATCGACTCTGGGTTTATTTGTTTTatctagatattttgaaaagTAGTTGTCAATTATTAGTATTAAAGTGTTGTATTGTACTAAAGTAGTTTGTATTACAAACACATGTGTAAGTATTTGGGTTTATTTGTATTGTATTACGAGTATAAGGCTAAAGGTTATTTGTCATTTTGGATCTTACGGTGAATTAGATGTTtgctaaatactctaattttttaaatttatatttatgtCTATTTAACATAGTCCACGTTACCCAAATACTTTCGTGCTTCTTGCAGATTCCAGCAAAATAGAATACGACAGGGAGAAGGAAAAATAACGGTTCTGGTCAGCACTATCCGTGCGAAGTCACCCTCCTCCATCGCGGAAGGACGAAAGGGCCGGCCGCATCGAGCGATCGCTGATCTTCAGGAGCCACGCGGAGTAGCTTGTCGACGTAGCGCCCCGCGGCAGCCGAGGACGCACGCCCACGGTATTGTTCGCCAGGACCAAGTCTGCGTTTGGAGATGGTCTTCGTGGTGCGCGCGCGCCGGAACACTCCGGGACGAGCGCGGCCGTCACAGTCACGGCGCGCTGGGGTCGACGAAGATCGGGTTCTGGACGGGCGGGCACGCGAccggagagggggggggggggcggtggcggcgacagGCGGGCGGAGGACGGTGGGGAGGGGGTGGCGTGGAGCGGACGGCGGGGAGGAGACAAAATAGAATACGACGGGGAGAAGGAAAAATAACGGTTCTGGGAACCATAACAGTATTAATTACATGAGGTTTGTACGGACATTAATTTTAGTTGTGGTCACAATCGATAGCTTGTAGATTGTGTAAAAAATAAgatgatatttaaaaaaaacagattATAAAATCAgtttatttgttttagctttagtTTTTAAAAACTGTTTTTCAGATTCGTAGCTACACCTAAATCCAACCTGTATGCGTTGCTTCTTTGGTTGCTTCCGCTCTGCTCGTTCATCTAGCTTGTGGCCTCGGCGAGTGACGGCGGGCGGGCGGACGGCAAATATAATCAAATCTGCCCCCGCAAAGCCGCCATGGACGAGGCGTTGGCGAGCGTGTATAAACGGCTCCGGCCAGAGAGGTCGACGCGAAAGCGAACGCCGAGATCTCTAGCGTCTGCCTCCTTCAAAGCCAAACAAACTCCTCCTAGCCCGTCTCCACTCGACGCTCGCACAGCGCAGCGCTATCAGCACGTGTGGCACGCCCAGTCGCGGAGGAGCCGGAGAGGGGAGCGGGAGATGGCGCAGCAGCAGGTGGTGATAGTTGGGGAGGAGCACTGCGAGGGCGAGGACAGGGAGCTGACGGTGCGGAAGACGACGCTCTTCACCCCCGGGGACGGGCTGGAGGCGTACGACCACCGCACGGGCGCGCTCGCGTTCCGCGTCGAGACCTACGGCCGCGGCGGGGTGTGCGGGGGCGGGGCCGCGGCGGGGGACCTCGCGCTGCTGGGGGCCGAGGGGGAGCCCGTCCTCAcggtccgccgccgccgccccagcCTCCACAACCGCTGGGAGGGGTTCCTCGGGGACGGCGCGGCGCAGGGCCAGAAGCCGATCTTCTCCGCGCGCCGCTCGTCCATCCTCGGCGCCGGGACCGGGGCCGCCGCGGTGCTCGTCGACCTCCTCGCGCCCGCCGCCCACGGCGAGTTCCGCGTCGACGGGTCGTTCCCGAGGCGGTGCTGCCGCGTGGTGGCCGGCAAGGTCGGCgtgggcgacggcggcgaggcggaggaggacgtGGTGGTGGCCGAGGTCCGGAGGAAGGTGGACGAGGGCGCGCACGTGCTGATGGGGCGGGACGTGTTCGTGCTGTGGGTGCGGGCCGGGTTCGACGCCGCGTTCGCCATGGGGATCGTCCTCGTGCTCGACCGGATCACCGGCGACGAGGTCGACGGCGACCTGGGCGAGGACCTCCTCGAGGCCACCTCGCCGGTGTAAGCTCGCCGGCACTTCTCGCTGCCGCGTTCTTGGTTTCTTGCTTTGGGTGATGCTGCAAATACTTTGTGACATATTTCCTCGTCAATGTTTGGATCTTTGCCTTGTGAATTGAGCTTGCAGCTTTGAGCATAATGTGAAGTCAATTATCTTGTCAATTTGGCgcctatttttcttttcttccatttGCTTGACCTTGGATACTAGTAGTACAAAATATCCACCTGGGTTGCCTCCATCGAAAGGTGTTCATTTCTGGAGTCAAACAGTGGAAATTCTGTGTGTGGCAGTGAAGTGAAGCTGGCTCCTTCAAGCCAAGAAAATGGACGATGTGGGTGGCCATGGACTACACAAATGCTTTGGATGATGGCACCATGGCCTATaggtatgtttggttcttttgctTACTCCTATCTAGCAGCGCTAGAGAATAAACAAGCATGTTTGGTTTGTTTGCTTGATTTAAATTTGTGCGAAGATCTGCTCCTCTAATTACTCTACCAAACAAGACTACTGggcaaagaaaacaaagatacCCTCTTTCCCTTTCCCTATGAACTGTGCCGACAACTGACACTCCAGAAAGCTGGATGGTACAACAGCAACATCAGCACATCCCAACCAAAAGGCAAGCGATGCAGATCACTACCGTATCGGAGACGACGTCAGATCCAATCTGCCACACGGGTGAcagatttaaataaaaatggTTGATGAATTATGGTAAACAGTTTATCCCAGCGAACGAACTGCCCTTCGATTACATTACAAATAAATAACGCCCGACATGGACACAACTCCACAATATGACTTTGACCATAAATATCTGTTTGTAATATGTTTGTAAACCTAATAAAGTTATAATGTATTGGAAGAATCTTTGGAGCAGTTCTACTCATCCATACAAATTATCACATCTTTGGAGCAGTTCTACTCCATCTTATCGGCAATGGCGTTCAGCAtctaaccaaaaaaaaaagttcaacaACAAATAATAAAGGGCATGCATCTCAACTATACAGCTTTTGAATGCCAGCATATACAAACAAGATGATTTTTGCTGGCGTGTCCAGAACTCCCTGTCAAGAAAGAGCCTGGGAGGGTATTCTGTGTGTATCGAAagaatcaatttgaattgcaaGTCTATGTTAAGTGAGAAGTTTGTTTTTCATAATCTATGAGCCACCACCACTGCTGATCCCAAAGTAGATGGTCTTGCGACTGAATGCATTCATAGCACAGTCGACGTGAATCTGGCCTAGGTTTGTGTTAAAGTGAATTCCATATCCAAATCCAACACCGAATCCTGGTTTCCCCTGCCGTAGAGCTGGATTACCTGCAATTATGtgttgaataattgttgatgatACCAATTTTACTGGAAGGAATAATTTGCCATAAGACCATAGAAATTACCACATCTGATGCCAAGAAAGCACGAggatgttaaaaaatatatgttccCTGAGCCATAACTAGAGATGAGTATGCGGTTATCGGTTATCAATCATTTATTTTTATCGTATTTCTGTAAGCGTAATGAAATACAACACAATGATGTATATCATGCCAACTATTGATTTCCTTAGTTCAATCTGTATAATATCTCATCGAGACATTTCCATAAATTCCCTTGCAAAACATTTTGGTTATATCCCATACAGCAGGTTAGTATAAACTATTTTAGCTTCTGGTAAATTACAAACTTTGCAATCCCTGATCTGAATTTATAATTACTTTGAAAGATTTAGTAAAGCTTCCAAGCTTTAAAAAACTAAATTGCACATATCCTAAACTGTGTGAGTAGTAGTGGAGTTGTGGGTGGCTAAAAAAGAAGCCCCTCATTTTGCTTTAAAAATTATGCTGTTAAATTCATGGGGAGTATTAAATGAACCTCAGTCTATTTCGAAACAAAGAGAAATTATTACACAAGTATACACAGAGGAAGTTACTCCTTTACCAGGTACATGGCGAGCAGATCCTAAGTCACTGCCATAGTCCATGAAAATAGAACCCTCCAGATGCTTCGCCTTCACAGAAACATAAGTTTCAATACTTTGTGGTCAATCCAAACGAACATGGCTATTCTGAACAGTAGACACTTATCGGACAACACAAATATAAACATAATGTCAATGATTCACAATGAACTGACATTAGTAGACACATCCATGGAAATTTAGTGACAGTACTTACTTTTACAAAACCACCACCATGACCATTGTTTCTCTCTAGCTAGAGTCTGATTGCTAATTTCTAACTTACAAAAGCGCATTGCATCATCAAAGACAAATCATGTGTAAAGGATAGATGTTACACTACTCAACATCAATGAAAGGGTGAGCACTTAATATCAGCCATTGTCTAGTGCTTTAATCTGTGTGCAACTCTAAAGGGGTGACGCATAGAAGCACCTCTCAAAATTTAGATCTTTTAGCATAGCAGCTCCATTGATCAACAAGTGCTACTCGTAAATATGGACTAGGACAATCAAACCATTAATTTTTACCACCATAAAACATCTAGAGACCTTCAAATATGTATCACATGATAAACAGTGCACAGGTACCCGTTAAAGGTTAGGAATCAAGAATAACTATTTGTTAACTGCTTAAATTACCTAGTTAAAATACCTTGCTACTTCATT
This genomic interval carries:
- the LOC133884624 gene encoding protein LURP-one-related 5-like, producing the protein MDEALASVYKRLRPERSTRKRTPRSLASASFKAKQTPPSPSPLDARTAQRYQHVWHAQSRRSRRGEREMAQQQVVIVGEEHCEGEDRELTVRKTTLFTPGDGLEAYDHRTGALAFRVETYGRGGVCGGGAAAGDLALLGAEGEPVLTVRRRRPSLHNRWEGFLGDGAAQGQKPIFSARRSSILGAGTGAAAVLVDLLAPAAHGEFRVDGSFPRRCCRVVAGKVGVGDGGEAEEDVVVAEVRRKVDEGAHVLMGRDVFVLWVRAGFDAAFAMGIVLVLDRITGDEVDGDLGEDLLEATSPV